TCTCGCAGAGCGGTAAAAGCAGAGGCACCCGCACCGAATGTCTTGGTGGCGTTTCCGATTTCGATCATGTTTTTGTGGTGCCTCGCATCCCGAATACAACGTCGATCTTCGTTAGTGCTATTGACACTATTAATTTCAGTCAATAAAAATTTTTATCGTGCTAAAACGTTTTTCTTGGAAAGCGACTGTCTATTGGAAGCCACGACACCTCTAACCAGCCCCTCCCCCGCGCCTGACGAGACAGGATTGCGCGGGCGCAAGAAAGCCAAGCGGCGGCTGGCTATCCTGAATTGCGCCGCAAAACTTTTTGACCGTGACGGGGTGGACGCAACCACCATGGCCACAATCGCAAGTGAGGTAGGTATTTCACCGCCCACGGTGTTCAATTATTTCGGTTCAAAAGAGAATATCCTTAGCGCTCTCGTGTTTGAGGGTACCGCACGCGAGCGCACACAGCATTTGAACCGCCCTCGAACGACCAACTGCAATTTCGCCGACGTGCTCGGTGATCTCTTGTGCGAAGTGACCGAGAACACCATGCGAATCGCGGGCAAACGGGTCTGGCGCTATGCCGAATCCACCAGCATTCGCCGCCCGAATTCAGATTTCGAAAAACAACTCGCCGCGTCGGATTCCGCGTTGCTGGCTTTGGTTTGCGGTTTCCTAAGCGACTACGACGTGCGCCTCAAGAGTGGCAAAGATCCGGATCCGAAATTCTTGAGCAAACTCTTCTTCGACCGTTGGACAATGCTCTATTTCAGCTACATCAAGGACGACGCGATGCCGCTTGAAACGCACAAGAACAAGATCCGCCAGGATGTGAGGGAAATGGTCTCATTGCTCTTTGACGATGCCTTCGCCGAAACTTCGCCGCTCAAACCCTCTCTTCTCTCGACAACTTCGGGATCCGTGGAATGATATACGCCAATATCGTGATCTACAACGCCCGCGTTCTGACAATGGCACCGAAACAGCCCCGGGCCGAGGCTCTCGCGATCTCTGGACGAAGAATCCTGGCGGTTGGAAGCAACGCAGATGTCAGTGATCTGGCAGGCCCCGCCACACACATTATCGACGCCCAGAGCGCCACCGTAATGCCGGGTATGGTTGAGGCGCACATCCACCTCTTTGCCGGCGCCTACGGTTTGCGCCTATTGCAGCTCGATGGCGTGCGAGGCCTGCCCGCCCTGCGAGACAAAGTGCAGGCTTATGCCCTGGACAACCCCGAGGAGGCGCTACTGATCTGCAAAGCCGCCGACTACAACCTGTTCGGCGAAGGCATCGCGACCACGCGCCAGATGCTCGACGAAGTCTTGGCAGATCGCCCACTCATCCTGATTGCGGGGGATCATCACACCGCATGGGCCAACACAATTGCGCTCGAAAAGGCCAGATTGCTGAAAGGTCGAGACCTGTCTCCGGGAAACGAGATCGTGATGGGCGACGACGGGTTTGCTGCTGGCGAACTGCGTGAGCATCAGGCGTTCGATCCGATCATGGCATTGCGTTCCTCGGGTGGGCGCGAAAATCTCGGTCTGGCAGGAGTGGAGCCTGCAACCGACCCGACACCGCAACAACGCGCCGAGGACGTTGACGTTTTGAAGGAGGGGCTGCGGCTTTGCGCGTCCTATGGTTTCACCAGCTTGCACAACATGGATGGAAACCGATATCAGCTCGAACTGATGAGCGAAATCGAGGCACAGGGCAATCTTGATTGCCGCATCGAAATTCCGTTTCACCTGACGCCCGCCAAGCCGATTTCTTCGCTCTCCCAAGCCAGCGAACTGTCGCTTGAATTCGCGACTGACAAGCTCAGCGCCAACCGGATCAAGATGTTCATGGATGGAGTCATCGACAGCGCCACTGCGGTGCTGATCGAGGATTACGCAGATCAACCAGGATGGCGCGGCGAGCCACTTCATTCCGCAGAGCGCTTTTGCGAGGCAGCAATCGAAGCCGACCGGCGAGGGCTTCAGATCTCGGTGCATGCCATCGGCGATGGGGCCGTGCGCCGCGTTCTTGACGGCTATGAAGCGGCTCGACAGGCCAATGGCAGTCGCGACGCGCGCCACCGCATCGAACACATAGAACTATTGCATCCTGACGATCTCCCTCGCTTCAAGGAGTTGGGCGTTGTCGCCTCAATGCAGCCCCCGCACCCCCCTGGCGCGATGGATTTTCCGTTTGAGCCTTGGCTTGCCCATGTAGGAGAGGCACGTTGGCCTTGGGCGTTTCCGCTCGATTATCTGCGCGCCGAGGGCGTGCCAATAGCCTTTGCTTCCGATTGGCCGGTTTCGGATGTAAATCCGATGCGCGGCGTCAAGGCCGCGGTCACACGCCGCGCATGGAAAGACGGGCATCCCGACCACGCCTCAAGCCTGTTTCAAGCGCTACACGGGTATACAGCGGGCGGCGCTTATGCAGGAAGGGAGGATCACCGCCTCGGACACATCGCGCCCGGCATGTTGGCCGATATTGTGATCATGGACCGTGATCTTGAGGCGATTCCGATTGCCGAACTCGACCAGGCGCGCGCAGCGGTCACCTTTTGCGATGGTCAGATCACCTTTGAGGCGTAGCAACGCCAGACGTCACGCGAATACACCAGATCCGTGAAAATGGCAGGGGCACCAGGGCTCGAACCCGGGACCTACGGTTTTGGAGACCGTCGCTCTACCAACTGAGCTATACCCCTACATCCGAGACAGCATTTACGAAACGCGCCTTGGCTTTGCAAGGTGGAATTCACGCTTCAGGGCTGCTCATTTTCCAGTTGCCTGGCCGCCTCGCGCAGGTTTGATAAGTCGTTGCCGCAGATTGCCGCTTCTTGCGCCACGATCAGAGCAATCGGCCAATGCCACCAAGCCAGCTCTTCTAAGATCGCAATCGTCGCCTCATCAAACCGCCTTCTGACGATCCTCGCTGGATTACCCGCGATCAGGCTGCACGGCGGGAAATCGCCTGCAACAACGGCCCCCGCGCCAACGATGCACCCATTTCCGATCGTCGCTCCAGGGAGAATGCGCGCGCCATGTCCGATCCAGACATCATGACCAATCACCGTATCCAATCCCGCTTGGGGCATCGAAGGCCGCCCTTCGCGCTCACCTGCGAAGATAGCAAAGGGAAAGGTGGAAAATCCGTCATGCCGGTGATTAGCAGATGCGGTGATGAAAACCACATCATCCGCAATCTGACAAAACTTGCCGATTCTCAGCTTTTCGGGGGAAAACTCGTAAAGATAGGGCGCCAGATGCGCTGCCCAATCCTCTGGCGGCTGATGGCAGCTAGCATAGCTGTAGTCTCCCACATCGAAGCGAGGATGATCAATTGCGGGTTTCAGGAAAACGGTACCATGATGCGCCGCGCCATTGGGCAAGCGCACAGGATTGCGGGTATCCGGGGTTGGGAAATCTGGCATGACGAGCCCTTGTCTGATCCGTGCCTTCCCCGAAGTTAGATCATCGCGTGCCAAAGAAAAAGGGCCGCCCCAAAGGGCCGCCCAATTCCGTTTCAAAGCTCCAGCAGTTTGCGCGCGATGCGCCTTTGCTGATTATTCGATGACTTTGGATACGACGCCGGCACCAACGGTGCGGCCGCCTTCACGGATGGCGAAACGCAGACCGTCTTCCATCGCGATCGGAGCAATCAGCTCAACCTCGAACTTCAGGTTGTCGCCCGGCATCACCATTTCAGTGCCTTCCGGCAGCGTTACCGTTCCGGTCACGTCGGTCGTGCGGAAGTAGAACTGCGGACGGTAGTTGGCGAAGAACGGCGTGTGACGGCCACCTTCATCCTTGGTCAGGATATAGGCTTCGGCTTCGAATTTCGTGTGCGGGGTCACCGAACCGGGCTTGCAGAGAACCTGCCCACGCTCAACACCTTCACGGTCGATGCCGCGCAGCAGGATGCCGACGTTGTCGCCTGCTT
This window of the Rhodobacteraceae bacterium LMO-JJ12 genome carries:
- a CDS encoding amidohydrolase: MIYANIVIYNARVLTMAPKQPRAEALAISGRRILAVGSNADVSDLAGPATHIIDAQSATVMPGMVEAHIHLFAGAYGLRLLQLDGVRGLPALRDKVQAYALDNPEEALLICKAADYNLFGEGIATTRQMLDEVLADRPLILIAGDHHTAWANTIALEKARLLKGRDLSPGNEIVMGDDGFAAGELREHQAFDPIMALRSSGGRENLGLAGVEPATDPTPQQRAEDVDVLKEGLRLCASYGFTSLHNMDGNRYQLELMSEIEAQGNLDCRIEIPFHLTPAKPISSLSQASELSLEFATDKLSANRIKMFMDGVIDSATAVLIEDYADQPGWRGEPLHSAERFCEAAIEADRRGLQISVHAIGDGAVRRVLDGYEAARQANGSRDARHRIEHIELLHPDDLPRFKELGVVASMQPPHPPGAMDFPFEPWLAHVGEARWPWAFPLDYLRAEGVPIAFASDWPVSDVNPMRGVKAAVTRRAWKDGHPDHASSLFQALHGYTAGGAYAGREDHRLGHIAPGMLADIVIMDRDLEAIPIAELDQARAAVTFCDGQITFEA
- a CDS encoding CatB-related O-acetyltransferase, translating into MPDFPTPDTRNPVRLPNGAAHHGTVFLKPAIDHPRFDVGDYSYASCHQPPEDWAAHLAPYLYEFSPEKLRIGKFCQIADDVVFITASANHRHDGFSTFPFAIFAGEREGRPSMPQAGLDTVIGHDVWIGHGARILPGATIGNGCIVGAGAVVAGDFPPCSLIAGNPARIVRRRFDEATIAILEELAWWHWPIALIVAQEAAICGNDLSNLREAARQLENEQP
- a CDS encoding TetR/AcrR family transcriptional regulator codes for the protein MDPIVGGSKPAIKRNNVVFPHPDGPSNVKNSLSAIDTFTSRRAVKAEAPAPNVLVAFPISIMFLWCLASRIQRRSSLVLLTLLISVNKNFYRAKTFFLESDCLLEATTPLTSPSPAPDETGLRGRKKAKRRLAILNCAAKLFDRDGVDATTMATIASEVGISPPTVFNYFGSKENILSALVFEGTARERTQHLNRPRTTNCNFADVLGDLLCEVTENTMRIAGKRVWRYAESTSIRRPNSDFEKQLAASDSALLALVCGFLSDYDVRLKSGKDPDPKFLSKLFFDRWTMLYFSYIKDDAMPLETHKNKIRQDVREMVSLLFDDAFAETSPLKPSLLSTTSGSVE
- the tuf gene encoding elongation factor Tu (EF-Tu; promotes GTP-dependent binding of aminoacyl-tRNA to the A-site of ribosomes during protein biosynthesis; when the tRNA anticodon matches the mRNA codon, GTP hydrolysis results; the inactive EF-Tu-GDP leaves the ribosome and release of GDP is promoted by elongation factor Ts; many prokaryotes have two copies of the gene encoding EF-Tu); translated protein: YDYPGDDIPVIPGSALAALEGRDPEIGEESIKKLMAAVDEYIPTPARAVDQPFLLPIEDVFSISGRGTVVTGRIERGVINVGDTIEIVGIRDTKSTTCTGVEMFRKLLDRGEAGDNVGILLRGIDREGVERGQVLCKPGSVTPHTKFEAEAYILTKDEGGRHTPFFANYRPQFYFRTTDVTGTVTLPEGTEMVMPGDNLKFEVELIAPIAMEDGLRFAIREGGRTVGAGVVSKVIE